One Salvia splendens isolate huo1 chromosome 22, SspV2, whole genome shotgun sequence DNA segment encodes these proteins:
- the LOC121787287 gene encoding splicing regulatory glutamine/lysine-rich protein 1-like has protein sequence MEDEKLAAYYDDLTRRGGGAARFKQGLGFSSNNSSQNDDVPSRGSALPAASSFLSSFVKESSPSKTSGFEKQAQLQSIQNKLSKKPNKPRSPSHSRDRIRAKQSNRRSRSRSPSRDRIRDRNSERRSPSRTRSRRRSRSREDGSRRRSRSRSRERNRERSRRHESPEERRLDKGKKREVARAGARTDFAKLIGGYDNMTPAERVKAKMKLQLSKTAENDESIGKGSGWERFEFDKDAPLDDEEEIEAADDDDALVKKMGQSFRFSAVSARKEEEMKALHDDAIFGVSSHPLPPAETDDEAQGANHGDENVETAPAPSLLSNQVLTRQKGSWRDRVCKR, from the exons ATGGAGGACGAAAAGCTGGCCGCGTACTACGACGACCTGACTCGCAGAGGTGGCGGCGCCGCCCGATTCAAGCAGGGCCTCGGCTTCTCTTCCAACAATTCGTCCCAAAACGACGACGTTCCGTCCAGGGGCTCCGCTCTCCCCGCTGCTTCATCATTTCTCAGTAGCTTCGTCAAAGAATCCAGCCCTTCGAAAACTTCCGGCTTCGAAAAGCAAGCGCAGCTTCAATCAATCCAAAACAAGCTCAGTAAAAAACCTAATAAGCCTCGGAGCCCTAGCCATAGCCGAGACAGAATTAGGGCTAAACAATCTAATCGGCGTAGCAGGAGCCGGAGCCCTAGCCGAGATAGAATTAGGGATAGGAATTCGGAGCGGCGGAGCCCTAGCCGGACGCGGTCGAGGCGGAGGAGCAGGAGCCGCGAGGATGGATCGAGGCGTCGGTCTAGGAGTAGGAGTAGAGAGAGGAATAGAGAGAGAAGTAGGAGGCATGAATCACCGGAAGAGCGGAGGTTGGATAAAGGGAAGAAGCGGGAGGTGGCGCGTGCTGGTGCTAGGACTGATTTTGCTAAATTGATTGGGGGTTATGATAATATG ACACCAGCTGAAAGAGTCAAAGCCAAGATGAAGCTTCAGCTTTCAAAAACTG CTGAAAATGATGAATCGATTGGCAAAGGCTCTGGATGGGAGCGTTTTGAGTTCGACAAGGATGCCCCTCtcgatgatgaggaggagatagAAG CTGCGGATGATGATGATGCGTTGGTCAAGAAAATGGGACAGAGCTTTCGTTTCTCTGCAGTGTCG gcGAGGAAAGAGGAAGAGATGAAGGCTCTTCACGATGATGCAATCTTTGGAGTCTCTTCGCACCCACTACCTCCTGCAGAGACGGACGACGAGGCACAAGGAGCGAACCATGGAGATGAAAACGTTGAAACTGCTCCTGCGCCAAGTCTTCTAAGTAACCAG GTTTTAACCAGGCAGAAAGGATCTTGGCGTGATCGTGTTTGTAAACGATGA
- the LOC121786031 gene encoding uncharacterized protein LOC121786031, which yields MDPTSRKPKANRSSTIQTISHRFSQLYTNNKKLVSHDSSCITLTNSTSHHARNGAVLDKLVDKNQLVKEEKDAGDLNKPSSKKHPKMQSFDEKMKGFQGGVEVVRARNSLSSIPPTVNGGGRRKSFCTSQAELADFLSCNGVKVVAVDMPPFMQIHAVNCARKAHDSLEMFTSKPLAFTLKKEFDGLYGPAWHCIVGTSFGSFVTHSVGGFMYFSMDQNLYILLFKTAVHRGK from the exons ATGGATCCCACATCAAGAAAACCGAAAGCCAACCGTTCATCCACCATCCAAACCATCTCCCACCGCTTCTCCCAACTCTACACAAACAACAAGAAACTCGTCTCCCACGACTCATCATGCATCACTCTCACCAATTCCACCAGCCACCACGCCAGAAACGGCGCCGTTTTAGACAAACTCGTGGACAAAAACCAGCTGGTGAAGGAGGAGAAGGATGCCGGCGATTTAAACAAGCCGTCATCCAAAAAACACCCCAAAATGCAATCTTTTGACGAGAAAATGAAGGGGTTTCAAGGAGGAGTTGAAGTTGTGAGGGCCAGAAATTCTCTCTCATCAATCCCTCCAACCGTCAATGGAGGAGGTAGAAGAAAATCATTCTGCACCTCGCAGGCTGAGCTCGCCGATTTCCTCTCTTGCAACGGCGTCAAAGTTGTGGCCGTTGATATGCCGCCGTTCATGCAAATTCACGCCGTCAATTGTGCAAGAAAGGCGCACGATAGCTTGGAAATGTTCACTTCCAAGCCTCTAGCTTTCACACTGAAAAAG GAGTTTGATGGGTTATATGGACCTGCTTGGCATTGCATAGTAGGGACCAGTTTTGGGTCATTTGTGACACACTCAGTGGGTGGATTTATGTATTTCTCAATGGACCAAAACCTATACATCTTGCTCTTCAAGACTGCTGTACACAGGGGTAAATGA
- the LOC121787288 gene encoding transcription factor bHLH79-like, which translates to MDPPLVNEASFTAAANPNSYSLAGLLSFSGSGGLGLRMGNLGGGDEESTVTEQSGNGGVKRRRDVGSSFDDESSKIVSTSSANQDVSDSNVKRVKVSESEDQLKTEAETHSRSSSKPAEEKSKPEPPKDYIHVRARRGQATDSHSLAERARREKISERMKILQDLVPGCNKVIGKALVLDEIINYIQSLQRQVEFLSMKLEAVNSRLSPTIEGFSSKDLAGPAFDANGMIYGPQTPGVYARGSQAEWLHMQVGGGFERST; encoded by the exons ATGGACCCGCCGTTGGTGAATGAGGCGTCGTTTACCGCCGCCGCGAACCCCAATTCGTACAGTTTGGCGGGGCTGCTGTCGTTTTCCGGCAGCGGCGGGCTAGGGCTCAGGATGGGGAATTTGGGAGGAGGAGATGAGGAATCCACGGTGACGGAGCAGAGCGGGAACGGCGGCGTCAAGAGGAGGAGGGATGTTGGGAGCTCGTTTGACGACGAATCTTCCAAAATTGTCTCCACCAGCAGTGCTAATCAAGACGTG AGTGATTCGAACGTGAAACGAGTGAAGGTATCTGAATCCGAGGATCAGTTGAAAACGGAAGCAGAAACACATTCGAGGAGCAGCAGCAAGCCGGCTGAGGAGAAAAGTAAACCCGAGCCGCCTAAAGACTACATCCATGTTAGAGCGAGAAGGGGTCAAGCTACTGATAGCCACAGTTTAGCTGAAAGA GCTCGGAGGGAAAAGATCAGTGAGAGGATGAAAATCCTGCAAGATTTGGTACCGGGATGTAATAAG GTTATTGGAAAAGCTCTTGTTcttgatgaaataattaattacatcCAGTCCCTACAACGTCAAGTTGAG TTTCTGTCGATGAAGCTTGAAGCAGTTAACTCAAGGCTAAGTCCCACAATAGAAGGTTTTTCTTCCAAAGAT CTAGCAGGACCTGCATTTGATGCCAACGGGATGATATACGGGCCACAAACACCGGGAGTGTATGCAAGAGGATCACAAGCGGAGTGGCTTCACATGCAGGTTGGAGGTGGTTTTGAGAGATCAACATGA